Proteins from a genomic interval of Gemmatimonadaceae bacterium:
- the rseP gene encoding RIP metalloprotease RseP, producing the protein MLAWLAPILVFGLVIFVHEFGHFLAAKALGVYAPRFSIGFGPSIFKFRRGETEYILAWLPLGGYVRMASRHDAETAFLEGGNEEQGAKKETDPDFDPNAMVPFGPKPVPENRWFESKPLWGRIIIMLAGVVMNALLAIVVATALVARQGRDVVPSTVVGSVKAVPGAPLLAQLQTGDTIKSVNGSPVASWNDVERHILESGDVVEFTTQRSSMRIGLDAARGATPETIADAVLYFLAPVIDSIVPGDPASHAGLQRGDSIVSVNGHSVRVWTDMVDEVSPSAGKPLSFVFMRGGARDSLTITPKAVEEPDPETGAVHTVGKIGAAARNPVVHEDVSFFASIGYGWRVTLADAGAVFRVLHQIGTGQQSVKQLGGPIAITRAAVSAAQSGFDVLFRLIALLSINVAVLNLLPIPILDGGQILINVLESAKGSPFSMRTREYILRFGLFAIALLFVIVMYNDTRAGFAKMFGWIGHLFGA; encoded by the coding sequence TCGTCTTCGGGCTCGTGATCTTCGTTCACGAGTTCGGCCATTTCCTCGCCGCCAAGGCGCTGGGCGTCTACGCGCCGCGATTCTCGATCGGCTTCGGGCCGTCGATTTTCAAGTTTCGGCGCGGCGAGACGGAATACATCCTCGCGTGGCTGCCCCTCGGCGGCTACGTGCGCATGGCGTCGCGCCACGACGCGGAGACGGCGTTCCTCGAGGGCGGCAACGAAGAGCAGGGCGCCAAGAAGGAGACCGATCCCGACTTCGATCCGAACGCGATGGTGCCGTTCGGTCCCAAGCCCGTTCCCGAGAATCGCTGGTTCGAGAGCAAACCGCTGTGGGGGCGGATCATCATCATGCTCGCGGGCGTCGTGATGAACGCGCTGCTCGCGATCGTCGTCGCCACGGCGCTGGTCGCGCGCCAGGGCCGGGACGTGGTCCCCTCAACAGTTGTGGGGAGCGTCAAAGCCGTTCCGGGCGCGCCGCTCCTTGCGCAGCTCCAGACCGGCGACACGATCAAGTCCGTGAACGGCTCGCCCGTCGCGAGCTGGAACGACGTCGAGCGGCACATCCTGGAGAGCGGCGACGTCGTGGAATTCACGACGCAGCGCAGCAGCATGCGCATCGGGCTCGATGCGGCGCGCGGGGCCACGCCGGAAACCATCGCCGACGCGGTATTGTACTTCCTCGCGCCGGTGATCGATTCGATCGTGCCGGGCGATCCCGCGTCGCACGCGGGATTGCAGCGTGGCGATTCGATCGTGAGCGTCAACGGCCATTCGGTACGCGTGTGGACCGACATGGTGGATGAGGTCAGCCCGTCGGCGGGCAAGCCGCTGAGCTTCGTGTTCATGCGCGGCGGTGCGCGCGATTCGCTCACGATCACGCCGAAAGCGGTCGAGGAGCCCGATCCGGAGACGGGCGCGGTGCACACGGTCGGCAAGATCGGCGCGGCGGCGCGGAACCCTGTCGTGCACGAGGACGTCTCGTTTTTTGCTTCGATCGGCTACGGCTGGCGCGTGACGCTTGCCGATGCGGGCGCGGTGTTCCGCGTGCTCCACCAGATCGGGACGGGTCAGCAGTCCGTGAAACAGCTCGGCGGGCCGATCGCGATCACGCGCGCGGCGGTCAGCGCGGCGCAGAGCGGCTTCGACGTGTTGTTCCGGCTGATCGCGCTGCTCAGCATCAACGTCGCCGTGCTCAATCTCCTTCCGATTCCGATTCTCGACGGCGGCCAGATTCTGATCAACGTGTTGGAATCGGCGAAGGGCAGTCCGTTCAGCATGCGCACGCGGGAGTACATCCTGCGGTTTGGACTGTTCGCCATTGCCTTGTTGTTCGTGATCGTGATGTACAACGACACCCGCGCCGGGTTCGCGAAGATGTTCGGGTGGATCGGACACCTCTTCGGAGCCTGA
- the rpsO gene encoding 30S ribosomal protein S15, which produces MAFDKAPTVTKYRTHETDAGSTRVQVAILTDRINYLNDHFRAHQKDHHSRRGLLKMVGRRRRLLNYLKRTDVDGYRKIVQELGLRY; this is translated from the coding sequence ATGGCTTTCGACAAAGCACCCACCGTCACGAAGTACCGCACGCACGAAACCGACGCCGGCTCGACCCGCGTCCAGGTCGCGATTCTCACCGACCGCATCAATTATCTGAACGACCATTTCCGCGCCCACCAGAAGGACCACCACAGCCGTCGTGGTCTCCTCAAAATGGTCGGAAGACGCCGTCGCCTCCTGAACTACCTCAAGCGGACCGATGTCGACGGTTACCGCAAGATCGTCCAGGAACTGGGCCTCCGGTACTAA